From the genome of Flavobacterium ovatum, one region includes:
- the ettA gene encoding energy-dependent translational throttle protein EttA gives MSDDKKVIFSMSKLSKTYTGADKPVLKNIYLSFFYGAKIGILGLNGSGKSSLLKIIAGVDKNYQGDIVFAPGYTVGYLEQEPELDDTKTVIEIVREGVAETMEVLEEYNKINDLFGLEENYSDPDKMDKLMDRQAALQDKIDALGAWEIDTKLEIAMDALRTPDGDTPIKNLSGGERRRVALCRLLLKQPDVLLLDEPTNHLDAESVLWLEQHLAQYAGTVIAVTHDRYFLDNVAGWILELDRGEGIPWKGNYSSWLDQKSSRMALEEKVASKRRKNLERELDWVRQGAKGRQTKQKARLQNYDKLLNEDQKELDEKLEIYIPNGPRLGTNVIEAKNVAKAFGDKLLYDNLNFTLPQAGIVGIIGPNGAGKSTIFRMIMGEQETDSGEFTVGDTVKIAYVDQAHSNIDPNKSIWENFCDGQELIMMGGRQVNSRAYLSRFNFGGSDQNKKVATLSGGERNRLHLAMTLKEEGNVLLLDEPTNDLDINTLRALEEGLEQFAGCAVVISHDRWFLDRICTHILAFEGESEVYYFEGGFSEYEENKKKRLGGDLTPKRLKYKKLIRG, from the coding sequence ATGTCAGACGATAAGAAAGTAATTTTCTCGATGTCAAAATTGAGTAAAACCTATACTGGAGCAGATAAACCTGTTCTTAAAAATATTTATTTAAGTTTCTTCTATGGTGCCAAAATTGGTATCCTTGGTTTGAACGGTTCTGGAAAATCTTCTCTTTTGAAGATTATTGCTGGAGTAGATAAAAACTACCAAGGAGATATTGTTTTTGCACCAGGATATACCGTTGGGTATTTGGAACAAGAACCAGAATTGGACGATACCAAAACGGTAATCGAAATTGTTCGTGAAGGGGTAGCCGAAACGATGGAAGTTTTGGAAGAGTACAATAAAATCAATGATTTATTTGGTCTTGAAGAGAACTATTCAGATCCAGATAAAATGGATAAGTTGATGGATCGCCAAGCAGCATTGCAAGACAAAATTGATGCTCTAGGCGCTTGGGAAATCGATACCAAACTAGAAATCGCTATGGATGCTTTGCGTACGCCAGATGGTGATACGCCAATCAAAAATCTTTCGGGTGGTGAGCGTCGTCGTGTAGCTTTGTGCCGTTTGTTGTTGAAACAACCAGATGTATTATTATTGGATGAGCCTACCAATCACTTGGATGCCGAGTCGGTATTATGGTTGGAGCAGCACCTTGCGCAATACGCGGGAACGGTAATCGCTGTAACGCACGATAGGTACTTCTTGGATAATGTAGCAGGTTGGATTTTGGAATTGGATAGAGGAGAAGGTATTCCGTGGAAAGGGAATTATTCTTCTTGGTTAGACCAAAAATCAAGCAGAATGGCTTTGGAAGAAAAAGTAGCTTCTAAACGCCGTAAAAACTTAGAACGTGAGTTGGACTGGGTACGTCAAGGTGCGAAAGGACGTCAAACGAAACAAAAAGCGCGTTTGCAGAACTATGATAAATTATTGAATGAAGACCAAAAAGAGCTTGACGAAAAATTAGAGATTTACATTCCGAATGGTCCTCGTTTGGGAACAAATGTAATTGAAGCTAAAAACGTTGCGAAAGCTTTTGGAGACAAATTATTGTATGATAACTTGAACTTCACCTTGCCACAAGCTGGAATTGTTGGAATTATCGGGCCAAACGGTGCGGGTAAATCGACCATTTTCAGAATGATTATGGGTGAACAAGAAACCGATAGCGGAGAATTTACAGTAGGTGACACCGTGAAGATTGCTTATGTCGATCAAGCGCACTCTAATATTGATCCTAATAAATCGATTTGGGAAAACTTCTGTGATGGTCAAGAATTAATCATGATGGGCGGACGCCAAGTAAACTCAAGAGCTTATTTGAGCCGTTTCAACTTTGGTGGAAGTGATCAAAACAAAAAAGTAGCAACACTTTCTGGTGGTGAGCGTAACCGTTTGCACCTTGCAATGACGTTGAAAGAAGAAGGAAACGTTTTGTTATTGGATGAACCAACGAATGATTTGGATATTAATACACTTAGAGCGCTTGAAGAAGGATTGGAGCAATTTGCTGGTTGTGCGGTAGTAATCTCCCACGACAGATGGTTCTTGGACAGAATTTGTACACACATCCTTGCTTTTGAAGGGGAGTCTGAAGTGTATTATTTTGAAGGTGGTTTCTCTGAATATGAAGAAAACAAGAAAAAACGTTTAGGTGGTGATTTGACTCCAAAACGATTGAAATACAAAAAATTAATCAGAGGATAA
- a CDS encoding CAL67264 family membrane protein, with translation MSMNKNTILGWATFIMMMMGFLLIGLGAFRYDDVAGWGFAAVGVGFLAISWVFNSLNGRL, from the coding sequence ATGTCAATGAATAAAAATACGATTTTGGGGTGGGCCACTTTCATCATGATGATGATGGGATTCTTGTTGATTGGTCTTGGTGCTTTTCGATACGATGATGTCGCAGGATGGGGATTTGCAGCCGTTGGCGTTGGATTTTTGGCCATTTCATGGGTTTTTAATTCATTGAATGGGAGGCTGTGA
- a CDS encoding DUF393 domain-containing protein — protein MLNLPQNKKIVLFDGVCNLCNTAVNYVIAHDKKDVFRFVALQSDLGEEIINYIGIDTAQTDSIILYLPQKAYYYKSQAALEIAADLSGFLPLLSVFRIVPPFLSNWVYDYIAKNRYRWYGKKESCMIPTLDLKSKFLE, from the coding sequence ATGTTAAACCTACCTCAAAACAAAAAAATAGTCCTTTTTGACGGCGTATGCAATCTTTGTAATACAGCCGTCAATTATGTCATTGCGCATGATAAAAAAGATGTTTTCCGTTTTGTAGCATTACAATCTGATTTAGGTGAGGAAATCATCAATTATATAGGAATAGACACAGCCCAAACCGATAGTATCATCCTTTACCTTCCTCAAAAAGCGTATTATTACAAATCACAAGCTGCACTAGAAATCGCTGCTGATTTAAGTGGATTTCTTCCTTTATTATCTGTTTTTAGAATAGTCCCACCTTTTTTAAGTAATTGGGTTTATGATTATATAGCCAAAAACCGCTACCGTTGGTACGGAAAAAAAGAAAGTTGCATGATTCCGACTCTGGATTTAAAATCTAAATTTCTGGAATAA